One part of the Caldisericia bacterium genome encodes these proteins:
- the galT gene encoding galactose-1-phosphate uridylyltransferase codes for MPELRKDPVIGRWVIIATERSLRPHDYKIESEEKNKDLSKCPFEEGNENLTPPEILSYRKVGTNKNEPGWWIRVVPNKFPALRIEGELDKRGVGMFDMMNGIGAHEVVIETPNHFEEMADMPEAQIQEVVWAWRDRVLDLKKDKRFKYILIFKNKGSQAGASLEHPHSQIIALPIVPIRVQQELNGSKEYFNFKERCVFCDIIQQELEDRERLVEENHEFISIVPFAARFPFELWILPKKHSSDFIDVSKGDVVSLSKVLKRSLLRLKNVLNDPPFNLIIHTAPLDQYNLPHYHWHIEIMPRLTKVAGFEWGTGFYINPTKPEDCAKFLLETEI; via the coding sequence ATGCCAGAATTAAGAAAAGACCCAGTTATTGGAAGATGGGTAATTATTGCTACAGAAAGAAGCTTGAGGCCTCATGATTATAAAATTGAAAGTGAAGAGAAAAATAAAGATCTTTCGAAATGCCCTTTTGAAGAAGGAAATGAGAATCTAACGCCACCAGAAATTTTAAGTTATAGAAAAGTTGGAACAAATAAAAATGAGCCTGGTTGGTGGATAAGAGTCGTTCCAAATAAATTTCCTGCATTAAGAATTGAAGGTGAACTAGACAAAAGAGGAGTTGGTATGTTTGATATGATGAATGGAATTGGTGCACATGAGGTTGTGATTGAAACTCCAAATCACTTCGAAGAAATGGCAGATATGCCTGAAGCTCAAATTCAAGAGGTTGTATGGGCTTGGAGAGACAGAGTTTTAGATTTAAAAAAAGATAAAAGATTTAAATATATATTAATTTTTAAAAATAAAGGTTCACAGGCAGGTGCATCTTTAGAGCATCCACATTCTCAAATAATTGCCCTTCCCATAGTTCCAATTAGAGTTCAGCAGGAACTTAATGGCTCAAAAGAATATTTTAATTTTAAAGAAAGATGTGTTTTTTGCGATATAATTCAACAGGAACTAGAAGATAGAGAAAGATTAGTTGAAGAAAATCATGAGTTTATTTCAATAGTACCTTTTGCTGCAAGGTTCCCTTTTGAATTATGGATTCTTCCAAAAAAACACTCTTCAGATTTCATTGATGTATCAAAAGGAGATGTTGTTAGTTTGAGTAAAGTTTTGAAAAGAAGTTTATTGAGATTAAAGAATGTTTTAAATGATCCTCCTTTTAATTTAATTATACATACAGCTCCTCTTGATCAATACAATTTACCTCATTATCATTGGCATATAGAAATTATGCCAAGATTAACAAAGGTTGCTGGTTTTGAATGGGGTACAGGTTTTTATATAAATCCTACAAAACCTGAAGATTGTGCAAAGTTTCTACTTGAGACAGAAATTTAA
- a CDS encoding DUF1957 domain-containing protein: MNNKFLIYLHSHLPYSLGKGRWPFGEEWLFEIAESTYIPILKSLYELKKENINFKLNIGITPVLMDQLKSDYFKEKFIEYLNIKEKRGKEDYSKYNKDNIVKKLIDYYLNEINEKKELFKKINYDIVEAFNEFKKDGFVEIGTSAITHSYLPLLKYDDSRILQIKNGIKVYRNYLKVDPEIFWLPECGYKPEVEKILKENKIKYFILNYHSLVEENEDIFRYGRGFIKIQTKNKFSSLFLYEIYSGIYVLLRNPETSEIVWSRDYGYPGDGDYREFHKKSENSGFQYWRITDKRVSLGEKDYYNYERAFEKAKIHAENFKERIEKIFIDFNNNYNMNGLIVAAFDTELFGHWWYEGVYFLKEFLKYSSESKVYETTLSKNIEENVPIKKGKFIESSWGLGGFHYTWYNSETMWMWEKIHIAEDTFFKNSNSIKDKILKFSILKEKFLLESSDFPFLVTTSTAKEYAIKRFNEHYEKFIKLINKNVKPEEINKDDFVFNSIEFEEV; the protein is encoded by the coding sequence GTGAATAATAAATTTTTAATTTATCTTCATTCACACCTTCCTTACTCACTTGGTAAGGGAAGGTGGCCATTTGGAGAAGAATGGCTATTTGAAATTGCTGAATCAACTTATATTCCAATTTTAAAATCTCTTTATGAACTAAAAAAGGAGAATATAAATTTTAAATTAAATATAGGGATAACACCAGTTCTCATGGATCAACTTAAAAGTGATTATTTCAAAGAGAAATTTATTGAATATTTAAATATAAAAGAAAAAAGAGGCAAAGAAGATTATTCAAAATATAATAAGGATAATATAGTAAAAAAACTAATAGATTATTATTTAAATGAGATAAATGAGAAAAAAGAATTATTTAAAAAAATAAATTATGATATTGTAGAAGCATTTAATGAGTTTAAAAAAGATGGATTTGTTGAAATTGGAACATCAGCAATAACACATTCATATCTTCCTCTTTTAAAATATGATGATTCTAGAATTTTACAGATTAAAAATGGGATTAAAGTATATAGAAATTATTTAAAGGTAGATCCAGAGATTTTTTGGTTGCCTGAATGTGGTTATAAACCAGAAGTTGAGAAGATTTTAAAAGAAAATAAAATCAAATATTTCATTTTAAATTACCATTCTTTAGTTGAAGAAAATGAAGATATTTTTAGATATGGAAGAGGTTTTATAAAAATTCAAACAAAAAATAAGTTTTCTTCACTTTTCTTATATGAAATTTACTCTGGAATATATGTTTTGTTAAGAAATCCAGAAACAAGTGAAATAGTTTGGTCAAGAGATTATGGTTATCCAGGGGATGGAGATTATAGAGAATTTCATAAAAAAAGTGAAAATTCTGGTTTTCAATATTGGAGAATTACAGATAAGAGAGTTTCTCTTGGTGAAAAAGATTATTATAATTATGAAAGAGCATTTGAGAAAGCAAAAATTCATGCTGAAAATTTTAAAGAAAGAATAGAAAAGATTTTTATTGATTTTAATAACAACTATAATATGAATGGTTTGATTGTTGCTGCATTTGATACTGAACTATTCGGTCATTGGTGGTATGAGGGTGTTTATTTCTTAAAAGAATTTTTAAAGTATTCCTCTGAATCAAAAGTGTATGAGACAACATTATCAAAAAATATTGAAGAAAATGTTCCAATTAAAAAAGGGAAATTTATAGAAAGTTCTTGGGGCTTAGGTGGTTTTCATTATACATGGTATAATTCTGAAACAATGTGGATGTGGGAAAAGATACATATAGCAGAAGATACCTTTTTCAAAAATAGTAACTCTATAAAAGATAAAATTTTAAAATTTTCTATTTTAAAAGAGAAATTTTTACTTGAAAGTTCTGATTTTCCATTCCTTGTTACAACATCAACTGCAAAAGAATATGCAATAAAAAGATTCAATGAACATTATGAGAAATTTATAAAACTTATAAATAAAAATGTAAAACCTGAAGAAATAAATAAAGATGATTTTGTATTTAACTCAATTGAATTTGAGGAGGTTTAA
- a CDS encoding DUF1925 domain-containing protein: MKYFLILIHNHQPVGNFKDVILNAFYKSYIPFLEKVLKYKNVKISLHTSGSLYEFMEEENIKDYEDLIKELLKENRIELFSGTFYEAILTLIPEEDKINQIKLMNKYLKDKFNFTPKGMWLTERVWEPDLPKYIKKSEIEYTLLDDNAFKKLFLSEKDLIGYYITENEGYSIKIFPILKSLRYLIPFREIIELSSYFKSFNGDELIFTYGDDGEKFGLWPGTYDYVYKNGYLDRFFEFLNNSEDIKTILFNEAVQNFFPNGRIYLNTSSYEEMEDWSEGFFRNFLRKYHESNKMHKRMLFMRELVNTNNEKIYKNVLKSQCNDAYWHGIFGGLYLPHLREAIFKEILEGENKFLKGKEIKILDYNKDGYDEIILLNDKIKIFIHRLGGKVLEFDYLNKNISDVITRYEEIYHDKLFERTETHEENSGIKTIHETFILKDKDALNYLKFDNYYKENFLIHFLDNEDDLEKSHPYNSLLNFEIKENKINLNNPEINLEYKFSNSSLYFSITCDKLSNLLALEFNFYFPEDRYELIDDGIKIDFLDFKLSLRSNSFKDIKIEKIYTISNSESGIEKIYQGSTIIFIYRLKDGINKINMEVIEEK; this comes from the coding sequence ATGAAATATTTTTTAATACTTATACATAATCATCAACCAGTAGGAAATTTTAAAGATGTTATTCTTAATGCCTTTTACAAATCTTATATTCCATTTCTTGAGAAAGTATTGAAATATAAAAATGTGAAGATTTCATTACATACATCTGGAAGTCTTTATGAATTTATGGAAGAAGAGAATATAAAAGATTATGAAGATTTAATTAAGGAGCTTTTAAAAGAAAATAGAATCGAACTTTTTAGTGGAACATTTTATGAAGCAATTTTAACTTTAATTCCTGAAGAGGATAAAATTAATCAAATAAAACTTATGAATAAATATTTAAAAGATAAATTTAACTTTACTCCAAAAGGAATGTGGTTAACAGAAAGGGTGTGGGAACCAGATTTACCTAAATATATTAAAAAAAGTGAAATAGAATATACTCTTTTAGATGATAACGCTTTTAAAAAATTATTTTTAAGCGAGAAAGATTTAATTGGTTATTACATAACTGAAAATGAAGGATACTCAATCAAAATTTTTCCAATTCTTAAAAGTTTAAGATATCTAATTCCTTTTAGAGAAATAATAGAACTTTCAAGTTATTTTAAATCTTTTAATGGGGACGAATTGATTTTTACTTATGGAGATGATGGAGAAAAATTTGGACTCTGGCCAGGAACATATGATTATGTATATAAAAATGGATACTTAGATAGATTTTTTGAATTTTTAAATAATAGTGAAGATATTAAAACAATATTGTTTAATGAAGCAGTTCAAAACTTTTTTCCAAATGGAAGAATTTATTTAAATACATCCTCTTATGAGGAGATGGAGGATTGGTCAGAGGGATTCTTTAGAAATTTTTTAAGAAAATATCACGAATCAAATAAAATGCATAAAAGAATGCTTTTTATGAGAGAATTAGTTAATACAAATAACGAAAAAATTTATAAAAATGTACTAAAAAGTCAATGCAACGATGCTTATTGGCATGGTATTTTTGGAGGTTTATATCTCCCACATTTAAGAGAGGCAATATTTAAAGAGATTTTAGAAGGAGAAAATAAATTTTTAAAAGGAAAAGAGATCAAAATTTTGGATTATAATAAAGATGGATATGATGAAATAATTTTATTAAATGATAAAATTAAAATTTTTATTCATAGACTAGGTGGAAAAGTTTTAGAATTTGACTATTTAAACAAAAATATTTCTGATGTTATTACAAGATACGAAGAAATTTACCATGATAAACTTTTTGAAAGAACTGAAACTCACGAGGAGAATAGTGGAATAAAGACAATACACGAAACATTTATTTTGAAAGATAAGGATGCATTAAACTATCTTAAATTTGATAATTATTACAAAGAAAATTTCCTTATACACTTTTTAGATAATGAAGATGATTTAGAAAAATCTCACCCATATAATAGTTTATTAAATTTTGAAATAAAAGAAAATAAAATAAATTTAAATAACCCAGAAATTAATTTAGAATATAAATTTTCAAATTCAAGTTTATATTTTTCAATTACATGTGATAAATTAAGTAATTTACTTGCATTAGAGTTTAACTTTTATTTTCCTGAGGATAGATATGAATTAATAGATGATGGAATTAAAATAGATTTTTTAGATTTTAAATTAAGTTTAAGGAGTAATTCTTTTAAAGATATTAAAATAGAAAAAATTTATACTATATCAAATTCTGAAAGTGGTATTGAAAAAATATATCAAGGCTCAACAATAATCTTCATATATAGATTAAAAGATGGTATAAATAAAATTAATATGGAGGTAATTGAAGAGAAGTGA